Proteins from a single region of Haloarchaeobius litoreus:
- a CDS encoding FAD-binding oxidoreductase yields MVPPAEVRNLHQVTPDVKQFRLVADDHEFPFEPGQHTMVRFENDGEEETRPDTAINRPETDELVLAIKRYEDGTTSIHRRSPAAPTRRMLSGRRSPWCELARLRSQRGAHRDTVGRAVDRGPA; encoded by the coding sequence ATGGTCCCTCCTGCCGAGGTCAGGAACCTCCACCAGGTGACGCCGGACGTGAAGCAGTTCCGACTCGTCGCTGACGACCACGAGTTCCCGTTCGAGCCGGGTCAGCACACGATGGTTCGCTTCGAGAACGACGGCGAAGAGGAGACACGCCCCGATACCGCTATCAACCGGCCGGAAACAGACGAACTCGTGCTCGCCATCAAGCGCTACGAGGACGGGACCACTTCCATCCACCGCCGGTCGCCAGCCGCACCGACGCGGAGGATGCTCAGTGGCCGGCGGTCACCGTGGTGTGAGTTGGCTCGTCTTCGATCGCAGAGAGGAGCACATCGAGACACTGTGGGACGAGCAGTAGATCGAGGACCTGCCTGA
- a CDS encoding PQQ-dependent sugar dehydrogenase: MKDPTEIGGSWPEKGGEAGGGGESSDEDLEASRRHVLRGVGFAGVGLGLGGFATRQQETIRFGGEVQAWRGREPPSISGQENPTLSLQAGMQYAVTWENLDGLPHNFVIQNQAGEQMVRSEIITEQGATQTVTFTASPEMTTYLCEVHPNTMVGTVNVSGSGGDQTTTQETTTTTQEQDGAGYFEQGPEVGVQVVAQGMTAPTDHAIPGDGSGRQFVTDQTGEVWVVTENGREQMPFIDVSDRMVTLGEFNGSYANPNQAYDERGLLGIEFHPSFAENRKFYLHYSAPPNEQTPDGWDHVEVVSEFTASTDLTTGNPESERILLQFQKPQYNHDGGPIAFGPDGYLYVPMGDGGGADDDMYGHVPDWYDRNAGGNGQDVTQNLLGDVVRIDVDATEGDRPYGIPDDNPFVGTDGLDEIYAYGFRNPFGISFDSQGNLFVADAGQNLFEEVDVVERGGNYGWNVKEGTHCFSTENPSDPMAITDCPSNEPNSGPYDGSPLIDPVIEFPHTYEGESVGITVIGGHRYEATTIPELQGKYVFGIWTSDPARSEPNGRVLAATPPENFGGSGGTTTTTGTATGATTPGTTTQGTGGDGAGNAELWPVQELAIQGGFDYFVRMFGQGPDGDVYVLANKRGAPEGDTGALLRLVPPGDDGTTTTGNATTTGAGGGTTPSEATNGGGGGAETTTTGATPGPGVLLSAAAILGGLGVAAKRRLEDDD; the protein is encoded by the coding sequence ATGAAAGACCCGACAGAAATCGGCGGTTCGTGGCCGGAGAAAGGGGGTGAAGCGGGCGGGGGAGGCGAGTCGAGCGACGAAGACCTGGAGGCCTCGCGGAGACACGTCCTGCGAGGGGTCGGTTTCGCCGGCGTCGGGCTCGGCCTCGGTGGGTTCGCCACCCGTCAGCAGGAGACGATCCGCTTCGGGGGCGAGGTACAGGCCTGGCGTGGACGGGAGCCCCCGTCCATCTCCGGTCAGGAGAACCCGACGCTGTCGCTCCAGGCCGGCATGCAGTACGCCGTGACCTGGGAGAACCTCGACGGGCTCCCCCACAACTTCGTCATCCAGAACCAGGCGGGCGAACAGATGGTGCGCTCCGAGATCATCACCGAGCAGGGGGCGACGCAGACCGTGACATTCACGGCGAGCCCGGAGATGACGACCTACCTGTGCGAGGTGCACCCGAACACGATGGTCGGGACCGTGAACGTGAGCGGGAGCGGGGGGGACCAGACGACCACGCAGGAGACGACGACGACCACGCAGGAACAGGACGGCGCCGGCTACTTCGAACAGGGACCGGAGGTCGGCGTCCAGGTCGTCGCACAGGGGATGACCGCGCCCACGGACCACGCGATACCCGGGGACGGGAGCGGCCGGCAGTTCGTCACCGACCAGACGGGCGAGGTGTGGGTCGTCACCGAGAACGGCCGGGAGCAGATGCCGTTCATCGACGTCTCCGACCGCATGGTCACCCTCGGCGAGTTCAACGGGTCGTACGCCAACCCGAACCAGGCGTACGACGAACGCGGACTGCTCGGCATCGAGTTCCACCCCTCGTTCGCGGAGAACCGGAAGTTCTACCTCCACTACAGTGCGCCGCCGAACGAACAGACGCCAGACGGGTGGGACCACGTCGAGGTCGTCTCCGAGTTCACCGCGTCCACGGACCTCACTACGGGCAACCCGGAGTCGGAGCGCATCCTCCTCCAGTTCCAGAAACCCCAGTACAACCACGACGGTGGCCCCATCGCGTTCGGCCCCGACGGTTACCTCTACGTCCCCATGGGTGACGGCGGCGGCGCCGACGACGACATGTACGGCCACGTTCCCGACTGGTACGACCGGAACGCCGGCGGGAACGGTCAGGACGTGACGCAGAACCTCCTCGGCGACGTCGTCCGCATCGACGTCGATGCCACCGAAGGGGACCGTCCGTACGGCATCCCGGACGACAACCCCTTCGTCGGCACCGACGGACTGGACGAGATATACGCGTACGGCTTCCGCAACCCGTTCGGCATCTCCTTCGACAGCCAGGGTAACCTGTTCGTCGCGGACGCTGGCCAGAACCTCTTCGAGGAGGTCGACGTCGTCGAGCGCGGCGGGAACTACGGCTGGAACGTCAAGGAGGGCACGCACTGCTTCAGCACCGAGAACCCGAGTGACCCGATGGCGATCACGGACTGTCCGTCGAACGAACCGAACAGCGGCCCCTACGACGGTAGTCCCCTCATCGACCCGGTGATAGAGTTCCCGCACACGTACGAGGGCGAGAGCGTCGGCATCACCGTCATCGGTGGCCACCGGTACGAGGCCACGACGATCCCCGAACTCCAGGGCAAGTACGTGTTCGGAATCTGGACGTCAGACCCCGCGCGGAGCGAGCCGAACGGCCGCGTGCTGGCCGCGACCCCGCCCGAGAACTTCGGCGGATCGGGGGGCACCACGACCACGACCGGGACGGCGACCGGCGCAACGACTCCTGGAACCACGACCCAGGGGACGGGTGGTGACGGCGCCGGGAACGCCGAGCTCTGGCCCGTGCAGGAACTGGCCATCCAGGGCGGGTTCGACTACTTCGTCCGCATGTTCGGACAGGGCCCGGACGGTGACGTGTACGTCCTCGCGAACAAGCGCGGCGCCCCCGAGGGCGACACCGGCGCCCTCCTCCGCCTCGTCCCGCCCGGCGACGACGGGACCACGACGACCGGGAACGCGACCACGACGGGGGCCGGCGGCGGAACCACGCCCTCCGAAGCCACGAACGGCGGCGGCGGCGGTGCCGAGACAACGACGACGGGGGCCACCCCGGGACCGGGCGTCCTCCTGTCCGCGGCGGCCATCCTCGGCGGCCTCGGAGTCGCAGCGAAACGGCGTCTCGAGGACGACGACTGA
- a CDS encoding acetamidase/formamidase family protein: MSEHIHETLEVDEFTLGLVGPEQEWAGTVADGGTVKTHTPAGCWGPMITPSFRGGHEVTRPIFVENAEPGDALVVRIKDVEVTSVATSTGSMAERDVAFGDDPFVDHRCPECGAEWPETVVEGTGEDAIRCVECGANASSFGFEYGYTVVFDDDRTVGITVGPEGAHDLAERADEAMALPENSRQHPILLYEPDEMPGTLGRLRPFIGNIGTTPSVEFPDSHNAGDFGQFLIGAEHDWGLADEDALEARTDGHMDSNEVRPGATLICPVRVEGAGLYVGDLHANQGDGELSLHTTDVSGKTELEVEVIKGLDLAGPLLLPNEEDLPHIAKPYSESEREAGRALADEYGVETLHDAAPIQIIGTGATINDATENAFDRASSLFGITEGEVRSRCTFTGGVEIARLPGVVQLTMLAPTELLEETGLAETVRAQYGL, from the coding sequence ATGTCGGAACACATTCACGAAACACTCGAGGTCGACGAGTTCACACTCGGGCTCGTTGGGCCAGAGCAGGAGTGGGCTGGGACCGTCGCCGATGGAGGAACGGTGAAGACACACACCCCGGCCGGCTGCTGGGGCCCGATGATTACGCCGTCGTTCCGCGGCGGGCACGAGGTGACACGCCCGATCTTCGTCGAGAACGCGGAACCGGGCGACGCACTGGTCGTCCGAATCAAGGACGTCGAGGTGACCAGTGTCGCGACCAGCACTGGCAGCATGGCCGAACGAGACGTCGCGTTCGGTGACGACCCGTTCGTCGACCACCGGTGTCCGGAGTGTGGTGCAGAATGGCCCGAGACGGTCGTCGAGGGAACTGGCGAGGATGCGATCCGGTGTGTCGAATGTGGCGCGAACGCCTCCTCGTTCGGGTTCGAGTACGGCTACACCGTCGTCTTCGACGACGACCGGACGGTCGGAATCACGGTCGGACCCGAGGGTGCACACGACCTGGCCGAGCGGGCCGACGAAGCGATGGCACTCCCCGAGAACTCTCGGCAACACCCGATTCTGTTGTACGAGCCCGACGAGATGCCGGGGACGCTCGGCCGTCTTCGGCCGTTCATCGGCAACATCGGCACGACACCATCGGTCGAGTTCCCCGACTCGCACAACGCTGGCGACTTCGGACAGTTCCTCATCGGTGCCGAGCACGACTGGGGACTGGCGGACGAAGACGCACTCGAGGCCCGAACCGATGGCCACATGGACTCGAACGAGGTGCGACCGGGCGCGACGCTGATCTGTCCGGTTCGCGTCGAAGGAGCCGGGTTGTACGTCGGTGACCTCCACGCGAACCAGGGCGATGGAGAGCTCTCGCTCCACACGACGGACGTGAGTGGGAAGACAGAACTCGAAGTGGAGGTCATCAAGGGACTCGACCTCGCCGGGCCGTTGCTCTTACCGAACGAGGAGGACCTGCCACATATCGCGAAGCCGTACTCCGAGAGCGAGCGCGAAGCAGGCCGCGCACTCGCCGACGAGTACGGTGTCGAGACGTTACACGATGCGGCGCCGATCCAGATCATCGGTACCGGGGCGACGATCAACGATGCAACCGAGAACGCGTTCGACCGGGCGAGTTCGCTGTTCGGAATCACCGAGGGCGAGGTCCGCTCGCGCTGTACGTTCACGGGTGGGGTCGAGATTGCACGGCTCCCTGGGGTCGTCCAGTTGACGATGCTCGCACCCACGGAGCTGCTCGAGGAGACCGGTCTCGCAGAGACCGTGCGGGCCCAGTACGGTCTCTGA
- a CDS encoding S1C family serine protease has product MTRSMMSSKHWLLGAIVLILVVAPATGFVLASTPDDTGFAQTDQPNGSAACDYSTLYDQAIDSVVAVRTDTGQGSGFVYQAAENNSTSYIVTNAHVVGSAESVIVGFTREESELGTVVGRDRSTDLAVVRVSETPGYVEALSVADTPPEPGSKVVAIGNPFGLEETITHGIVSGLNRSMPTNSGFTIPDVVQTDAPINPGNSGGPLIRCDGTVVGVNSAGIAADRADNVGFAISPNLVDRVVPELIDTGEYNHSFLGVSTAPLTPGLVESNDLDVTSGLYVHNVMEGGPTSDVLQGTTDTVTRNGSRIPVGGDVIVGIDGRSVNSGEDIASYLLTETRPGDEVTLTIIRDGERQQVTVTLGERPESSV; this is encoded by the coding sequence ATGACACGCTCAATGATGTCTTCCAAACACTGGCTTCTCGGCGCCATAGTACTCATCCTGGTCGTCGCTCCGGCAACCGGGTTCGTACTCGCGTCGACACCAGACGACACAGGGTTCGCACAGACGGACCAACCGAACGGGTCCGCTGCGTGTGACTACAGTACCCTGTACGACCAGGCGATCGATTCCGTCGTCGCCGTCAGGACGGACACCGGCCAGGGTTCGGGATTCGTCTACCAGGCCGCCGAAAATAACTCGACGAGTTACATCGTCACCAACGCACACGTCGTCGGATCGGCCGAGTCGGTCATCGTTGGATTCACCCGGGAGGAATCGGAGCTCGGGACGGTCGTCGGACGAGATCGTTCCACCGATCTGGCGGTCGTTCGGGTGAGCGAAACCCCCGGCTACGTCGAGGCGCTCTCCGTGGCGGACACACCGCCGGAACCGGGGAGCAAAGTGGTCGCGATCGGCAACCCTTTCGGATTAGAAGAGACCATCACGCACGGAATCGTGAGCGGGCTCAACCGCTCCATGCCGACAAATAGCGGGTTCACGATCCCGGATGTGGTCCAGACTGACGCGCCGATTAACCCCGGCAACAGCGGTGGCCCGCTCATTCGGTGCGACGGGACCGTCGTCGGTGTCAATAGCGCTGGCATCGCCGCGGATCGTGCAGACAACGTCGGCTTCGCAATTTCCCCGAATCTCGTCGATCGGGTCGTGCCAGAACTGATTGACACCGGCGAGTACAACCACTCGTTCCTCGGCGTCAGTACCGCCCCCCTCACGCCCGGACTCGTCGAGTCGAACGACCTCGACGTCACCAGCGGTCTCTACGTCCACAACGTTATGGAGGGCGGTCCCACGAGCGACGTTCTCCAGGGAACGACCGATACCGTCACCCGGAACGGGAGCCGGATTCCTGTCGGTGGGGACGTTATCGTAGGCATCGACGGTCGGTCCGTCAACTCCGGCGAAGACATCGCCTCCTACCTGCTCACGGAAACCCGACCGGGGGACGAGGTGACACTGACGATCATCCGGGATGGAGAACGCCAACAGGTGACCGTCACCCTCGGCGAGCGCCCAGAATCGTCCGTGTGA
- a CDS encoding FxLYD domain-containing protein has product MDRRTYIATVGATLASVGLAGCSGQSNGENDNETDEIDANDELDWENLEAELGETPESVELVESSLVETDNGAAVIGTIRNTGDSPYSVLEVEVTLNDGDTLLGEWIDTSEEEINGLDAGESWRFVAMFENENVYDATGYTININADVENAEGDGTGNNS; this is encoded by the coding sequence ATGGATCGAAGAACATACATCGCGACAGTTGGAGCGACGCTCGCAAGCGTCGGGCTCGCCGGTTGCAGCGGGCAATCGAACGGAGAGAACGACAATGAGACCGATGAGATTGACGCTAATGACGAACTGGATTGGGAGAACCTCGAAGCCGAACTAGGAGAAACCCCCGAGAGCGTCGAGCTCGTGGAGAGCTCCCTCGTCGAGACCGATAATGGTGCTGCTGTCATCGGGACCATTCGGAACACCGGGGATAGCCCATACTCAGTTCTCGAGGTGGAGGTGACACTGAACGACGGCGACACCCTTCTCGGTGAGTGGATCGACACAAGCGAAGAGGAGATTAATGGCCTCGATGCCGGTGAAAGCTGGCGGTTCGTCGCAATGTTCGAAAACGAGAACGTCTACGACGCGACCGGATACACGATCAACATTAACGCTGACGTCGAGAACGCCGAGGGCGACGGCACCGGGAACAATAGCTGA
- a CDS encoding MaoC family dehydratase, with amino-acid sequence MKVSESSGESVLEGFYDNVQVGDTVETIGRTVTESDVVNYANATGCWLPIHTDREFAEETQYGERVVQGTFLLGLAEGLLYSNEPTGIRANAGMEAIQFHRPVFIDDTVHFEVEVLEKTPRDDHSGVVTLGVEGKNQDGATVVEYRTNLLMITEDARETHD; translated from the coding sequence GTGAAGGTTTCAGAGTCGAGTGGAGAGAGCGTGCTAGAAGGGTTCTACGACAACGTTCAGGTTGGCGACACGGTGGAAACGATAGGGCGGACAGTGACAGAAAGCGATGTGGTGAATTACGCCAACGCGACCGGCTGTTGGCTACCGATCCATACCGACCGGGAGTTCGCGGAAGAGACGCAGTACGGTGAGCGCGTGGTGCAGGGGACGTTCCTGCTCGGGCTCGCAGAGGGGTTGCTGTACTCGAACGAACCGACGGGGATTCGAGCGAATGCGGGGATGGAAGCGATTCAGTTCCATCGACCCGTCTTCATCGACGATACGGTTCACTTCGAGGTGGAGGTGCTGGAGAAGACGCCACGAGATGACCACAGTGGTGTCGTGACGCTCGGCGTGGAGGGGAAGAATCAGGACGGTGCGACCGTGGTCGAGTATCGGACGAACCTGCTGATGATCACCGAGGACGCACGAGAGACGCATGACTGA
- a CDS encoding class I adenylate-forming enzyme family protein, with protein sequence MTETAYEHEYDRDEPHTGLFQWYLEHRAATKPDTRAYTYSPLGLVEASETAATWGELNDAAGRLASQLAADGVESGEFVATLFPPSAPFAELYFAVAKLGATLVPLDLRGKPGDHQHVLSSTEPVAFVGAGQFRDTDFKAILEEVPAFDDIESTHWLGDDYHAALPKAGAYEWTAANPDGTPNTDDSTGCTDPDAGLLVVFTSGTTGDPKGAVLSHRNVVFQGTAISSVWGIDDSDTVLVHLPTDHVGGATELMGSAVVGGADVVFLDAFDPGVALRLIESRSISMVGNVPAMWGMLFNHDDFAGTDLSSLDVAVVAGQAPSEDILAGMAQAAEHAVTGWGLTETAGFVTLTELGTPVSELTETVGKPFPGFDVRTIEDEELLPAGETGEIVVRGDGVMDRFLTPEQTQEAFVEEEWVRTGDLGFVDDDGHVRLRGRKKNMYISGGYNVYPPEVEGVLTDHEAVEQAMVIGVENDTWGEAGHAFVLRTPGSSLTTADLEEYGEEELADYKQPVEYTVEDELPLTTLGKIDRQKIIERYGLDPV encoded by the coding sequence ATGACTGAGACTGCATACGAACACGAGTACGACCGTGACGAACCGCACACAGGGCTCTTTCAGTGGTATCTCGAACATCGAGCAGCCACGAAACCGGATACGAGGGCGTACACGTATTCGCCCCTGGGACTGGTAGAGGCCTCAGAAACAGCCGCGACCTGGGGAGAATTGAACGACGCTGCGGGTCGGCTCGCTTCGCAGCTCGCCGCGGACGGTGTGGAATCCGGAGAGTTCGTGGCGACCCTGTTCCCACCGTCGGCACCGTTCGCCGAGCTGTACTTCGCGGTGGCGAAGCTCGGTGCGACACTCGTGCCACTCGACCTTCGAGGCAAGCCCGGAGACCACCAGCACGTCCTCTCATCGACCGAACCTGTCGCGTTCGTCGGCGCCGGCCAGTTCCGTGACACGGATTTCAAGGCGATCCTCGAGGAAGTGCCTGCGTTCGATGACATCGAGTCAACCCACTGGCTGGGTGACGACTATCATGCCGCCCTCCCGAAAGCGGGTGCATACGAATGGACGGCAGCGAACCCCGACGGCACGCCGAACACGGACGACTCAACCGGCTGTACGGACCCGGATGCCGGGCTGCTGGTCGTGTTCACGAGCGGGACGACTGGCGACCCGAAGGGAGCAGTACTCTCTCACCGAAACGTCGTCTTCCAGGGAACAGCTATCTCGTCGGTCTGGGGTATCGACGATTCGGATACGGTGCTCGTCCACCTACCGACCGACCACGTCGGCGGGGCGACCGAACTCATGGGCAGTGCGGTCGTCGGTGGTGCGGACGTCGTGTTCCTCGACGCCTTCGACCCAGGAGTCGCACTCCGGTTGATCGAATCACGATCGATCTCGATGGTGGGGAACGTCCCCGCGATGTGGGGGATGCTGTTCAACCACGACGACTTCGCTGGAACCGACCTCTCGTCGCTCGACGTGGCGGTGGTTGCAGGACAGGCACCCTCTGAGGACATCCTGGCTGGGATGGCACAGGCAGCAGAGCATGCCGTCACTGGCTGGGGGCTCACGGAGACGGCTGGGTTCGTGACCCTCACCGAGCTCGGGACACCGGTCTCCGAGCTGACCGAGACGGTCGGGAAGCCGTTCCCGGGGTTCGATGTTCGCACGATCGAGGACGAGGAGCTCCTTCCGGCGGGGGAGACGGGAGAGATCGTGGTCCGTGGCGATGGCGTGATGGATCGCTTCCTGACCCCCGAGCAGACGCAGGAGGCGTTCGTCGAGGAGGAGTGGGTTCGAACTGGCGACCTCGGGTTCGTCGACGACGACGGGCACGTTCGATTGCGAGGACGCAAGAAGAACATGTACATCTCAGGTGGGTACAACGTGTACCCACCCGAGGTAGAGGGGGTACTGACCGACCACGAGGCGGTCGAGCAGGCGATGGTGATCGGTGTCGAGAACGACACCTGGGGTGAGGCGGGCCACGCGTTCGTCCTCCGAACTCCCGGCAGTAGTCTCACGACAGCAGATCTCGAGGAGTACGGCGAGGAGGAGCTCGCGGACTACAAACAGCCGGTCGAGTACACGGTCGAGGACGAGCTGCCGTTGACGACACTCGGAAAGATCGACCGGCAGAAAATCATCGAGAGGTACGGTCTGGATCCTGTCTGA